From one Fulvitalea axinellae genomic stretch:
- the ggt gene encoding gamma-glutamyltransferase codes for MKKHILSSLLLLVSIMPIFAQKTGTIAKNGMVSTAHPVASRVGLDILKKGGNAFDAAVAVKFALAVVYPRAGNISGGGFLVYRTASGENGSLDFRERAPLSASRDMYLDKNGNVIKNLSLKGALAVGVPGTVDGMYELWSKKGKLPWKALIQPSVDLAQNGFELTKAEADKLNIYQDVLKEMNGAPNPYISPAGKWKKGDRIINKSLANTLTAVRDNGRAGFYEGKVADDLVNTIQKNGGILSHKDLREYKSIWRGTISADYRGYTIHSMPPPSSGGIALAQLFTGSEMMNLSDYKHNSPDAIHLMTELERRVYADRATHLGDPDFYDVPQAMLLDREYLRKRFSDIRMDKKTDSQRIKPGKVNRIESLETTHLSIVDKDGNAASITTSLNGNYGSKLMAKEGGYLLNNVMDDFSSKPGTPNQFGLVGAEANAIAPGKRMLSSMSPSIVEKDGKLFMVVGTPGGSTIITSVYQTILNIIDHGMSMREAVDAKKFHSQWLPDVIVMEEKSFSSETLDSLRKRGHKLKFASQLGRMDCVLVRPDGSLEGASDTNRSDGQALGY; via the coding sequence ATGAAAAAACACATACTATCAAGCCTGCTTCTGCTGGTTAGCATAATGCCGATCTTCGCCCAAAAAACGGGGACGATAGCCAAAAACGGCATGGTATCCACGGCACACCCGGTAGCATCGCGGGTAGGGCTGGATATTCTAAAAAAAGGCGGAAACGCCTTTGACGCGGCCGTAGCCGTAAAATTCGCTTTGGCTGTTGTCTACCCTAGAGCCGGCAATATCTCAGGCGGCGGATTTCTGGTTTACAGAACGGCCTCCGGCGAAAACGGGTCTTTGGATTTTCGCGAAAGGGCACCATTATCGGCCAGCCGTGATATGTATCTGGACAAAAACGGAAACGTAATCAAAAACCTGAGTTTAAAAGGAGCTTTGGCCGTGGGCGTGCCCGGCACAGTGGACGGCATGTACGAATTGTGGTCAAAAAAAGGAAAACTTCCGTGGAAAGCACTTATCCAACCGTCCGTTGATCTGGCCCAGAATGGATTCGAACTGACTAAAGCCGAAGCTGATAAGCTTAACATTTATCAGGACGTACTTAAAGAAATGAACGGAGCGCCAAACCCGTATATAAGCCCAGCGGGCAAATGGAAAAAGGGTGACCGTATCATAAATAAATCGCTGGCAAATACGCTTACGGCCGTTCGTGACAATGGCAGGGCCGGATTCTATGAGGGAAAAGTAGCGGACGACTTAGTAAATACCATACAGAAAAACGGCGGGATACTTTCGCATAAAGATCTTCGGGAATATAAATCCATCTGGCGTGGCACCATCTCCGCTGACTATAGAGGATACACAATACACTCCATGCCTCCGCCGTCCAGTGGCGGTATAGCCTTGGCTCAGCTTTTCACCGGTTCGGAAATGATGAACCTTTCGGATTACAAACACAATTCCCCGGACGCCATCCACTTGATGACCGAATTGGAACGCCGTGTTTACGCTGACAGGGCTACACACTTGGGCGATCCCGATTTTTATGATGTTCCGCAAGCAATGTTGTTGGACCGGGAATATCTCAGAAAAAGATTCTCCGATATTCGGATGGATAAAAAAACCGACTCGCAGAGAATTAAGCCCGGCAAAGTCAACCGTATCGAAAGTTTGGAAACTACCCACCTATCGATTGTGGACAAAGACGGCAACGCGGCCTCGATTACCACCAGCCTTAACGGCAACTATGGCTCTAAGCTGATGGCCAAAGAAGGCGGATACCTTCTTAACAACGTAATGGACGACTTTAGCTCCAAGCCCGGCACTCCGAACCAGTTCGGTTTAGTCGGTGCGGAGGCAAATGCCATAGCACCGGGCAAACGCATGCTCAGCAGCATGTCCCCTTCGATAGTCGAGAAAGACGGCAAACTGTTTATGGTAGTCGGCACACCCGGAGGTTCTACGATTATCACCAGTGTCTATCAAACCATCCTCAACATAATTGACCACGGGATGAGCATGCGGGAAGCGGTGGACGCTAAAAAGTTCCATTCGCAATGGTTGCCAGACGTTATCGTAATGGAAGAAAAAAGTTTCTCGTCAGAGACTTTGGATTCTCTGCGAAAGCGGGGGCACAAGCTGAAATTCGCCAGCCAACTCGGTCGTATGGACTGTGTTTTGGTACGACCGGACGGTTCGCTTGAGGGCGCCTCCGACACCAACCGTTCCGACGGTCAGGCTTTAGGCTATTGA
- a CDS encoding SDR family oxidoreductase, with product MSKTVIITGASTGFGKVTAKKFQAEGWNVVATMRSPEKETELNQLDNVLVCKMDVTEEASVHQALALATEKFGSVDALVNNAGYGALGVLEGASEEAVRRQFEVNVFGLIKVTQATIPIMREQGSGVIVNISSVGGRLAFPYFSLYHSSKFAVEGLTESLQYELNPLGIKMKIVEPGAYKTDFATRSLDIYGKGPEAYHQAFDEFMAFMSNLNSSQNISEVADAIFKASTDDSDQLRYVVGADAEQYIETAKELGTEGFIKMIRDRMKG from the coding sequence ATGTCAAAGACAGTAATCATCACCGGCGCTTCTACCGGATTCGGTAAAGTGACAGCCAAAAAATTCCAGGCCGAAGGTTGGAACGTAGTGGCCACCATGCGTAGCCCTGAAAAAGAAACGGAGCTAAACCAACTGGACAATGTCCTGGTTTGCAAGATGGACGTAACAGAGGAAGCCAGCGTACACCAAGCCTTGGCTTTGGCCACCGAAAAGTTCGGAAGCGTTGACGCGTTGGTCAACAACGCCGGTTACGGAGCATTGGGCGTTTTGGAAGGCGCCAGCGAAGAAGCCGTCCGCAGGCAGTTTGAAGTAAACGTATTCGGACTGATAAAGGTGACTCAAGCCACCATTCCTATTATGCGCGAGCAAGGTTCGGGCGTTATCGTAAACATATCATCCGTCGGCGGTCGTTTGGCCTTCCCTTACTTCTCTCTTTATCATTCCTCGAAGTTCGCAGTCGAAGGGCTTACCGAATCGCTACAATACGAACTGAATCCGTTGGGAATAAAGATGAAAATTGTGGAACCGGGCGCTTACAAAACCGATTTCGCCACCCGCTCGCTGGATATTTACGGAAAAGGACCCGAAGCCTACCATCAGGCCTTCGATGAGTTTATGGCCTTTATGTCCAACCTGAACTCAAGCCAGAACATCTCGGAAGTGGCGGACGCCATATTCAAGGCTTCGACGGACGACAGCGACCAACTGCGGTACGTTGTTGGCGCAGATGCGGAACAATATATCGAAACAGCCAAAGAACTTGGTACCGAAGGATTCATAAAAATGATCCGTGACCGGATGAAGGGCTAA